One segment of Gammaproteobacteria bacterium DNA contains the following:
- a CDS encoding PilZ domain-containing protein, producing the protein MSDYQILTFPREIMQRMSELAMRKAELSISVNKFSDSGDARARVVGYDEGKRVLGLSFFRNTNGKTIKLSSNKLFISAHDNGIHYRFVSRVVPTEVLNAAYGISFPEQLEYLQRRNFYRVNVSKESASARLFIPSFKAINADLLDISAKGLRVLTNGAPELDLERGFSIPRIELTLHDLGEAQFSTLVRYFKRAGEGQYIIGMEIEDIANAYSVMIERFIAQRDRELRQKAVGL; encoded by the coding sequence ATGAGTGACTACCAAATACTTACATTTCCCAGAGAAATTATGCAACGCATGAGCGAACTCGCAATGCGCAAAGCCGAGCTATCGATTTCCGTTAATAAGTTTTCGGATTCCGGTGATGCTCGAGCACGTGTGGTTGGCTACGATGAAGGTAAGCGCGTGCTTGGTCTTTCATTTTTCCGTAATACCAATGGCAAGACCATCAAGTTGTCTTCAAACAAGCTATTTATCAGCGCACATGACAACGGCATACACTATCGTTTCGTATCGCGCGTTGTCCCCACTGAGGTGCTGAATGCCGCTTACGGCATATCTTTCCCAGAACAGCTGGAATATTTGCAGCGGCGCAATTTTTATCGCGTGAATGTATCGAAAGAAAGCGCATCGGCGCGACTTTTCATACCTAGCTTTAAGGCGATCAACGCAGATCTGTTAGATATCTCTGCCAAGGGCTTACGCGTCTTAACCAACGGCGCACCCGAACTGGATCTGGAGCGAGGTTTCAGTATCCCGAGGATAGAACTAACCTTACACGATTTAGGCGAGGCCCAGTTCTCCACACTAGTGCGATATTTCAAAAGAGCCGGCGAAGGCCAATACATTATCGGCATGGAGATCGAGGATATTGCAAACGCCTACAGCGTGATGATTGAGCGCTTTATTGCACAGCGAGATAGAGAGCTACGTCAGAAAGCTGTTGGACTGTAA
- the sucD gene encoding succinate--CoA ligase subunit alpha, with protein sequence MSVLVNKNTKVICQGFTGKQGTFHSEQAIAYGTKMVGGVTPGKGGQRHLGLPVFDTVKDAKRETDANATVIYVPAPFCKDAILEAVDAGIELIVCITEGIPTLDMLEANMVVHEAGARLIGPNCPGIITPGECKIGIMPGHIHLPGKVGVVSRSGTLTYEAVKQTTDLKYGQSTCIGIGGDPIPGTTFIDALALFEKDPQTEAILMVGEIGGTAEEEAAEFIKSNVSKPVAAYIAGVTAPKGKRMGHAGAIIAGGKGTAAEKFAALEKAGVATAKSPAELGSTLQALIEK encoded by the coding sequence ATGAGTGTATTGGTAAATAAAAACACCAAGGTGATTTGCCAGGGTTTCACTGGTAAGCAAGGCACTTTCCATTCGGAACAGGCGATTGCTTACGGTACAAAAATGGTTGGTGGCGTTACACCCGGAAAAGGTGGTCAACGACACCTGGGCTTGCCGGTATTCGATACCGTCAAAGATGCCAAGCGTGAAACCGACGCCAACGCGACCGTCATTTACGTGCCTGCGCCTTTCTGTAAAGACGCGATACTTGAGGCCGTCGATGCGGGTATCGAGTTGATTGTGTGTATAACCGAAGGCATACCTACCTTGGATATGCTTGAGGCCAATATGGTGGTACATGAAGCCGGTGCACGATTGATAGGGCCGAATTGTCCAGGAATCATCACACCAGGCGAGTGCAAGATCGGCATTATGCCGGGGCATATTCATTTACCCGGAAAGGTTGGCGTAGTCTCCCGTTCCGGTACCCTGACATACGAAGCGGTAAAACAGACTACTGATCTGAAATATGGCCAAAGCACCTGTATCGGTATAGGCGGTGATCCGATTCCTGGTACAACGTTTATCGATGCGCTGGCATTGTTTGAAAAAGATCCGCAGACCGAAGCGATATTGATGGTTGGTGAAATCGGCGGTACCGCCGAAGAGGAAGCTGCAGAGTTCATCAAATCTAATGTGAGCAAACCAGTCGCTGCCTATATCGCAGGCGTTACCGCGCCTAAGGGCAAGCGTATGGGGCATGCGGGTGCTATTATTGCCGGAGGGAAGGGCACAGCAGCGGAAAAATTTGCAGCCCTGGAAAAGGCTGGCGTGGCCACAGCTAAATCGCCAGCAGAACTCGGATCGACCTTGCAGGCATTGATTGAAAAATAG
- the sucC gene encoding ADP-forming succinate--CoA ligase subunit beta: MNLHEYQAKALFKAYGIAVPEHRVASNEQEVKKAIEELGGNRWVVKAQVHAGGRGKAGGVKLFDDKQQAIDFAKSLLGTHLVTFQTDAKGQPVNQVLIESPCDIDRELYVGAVVDRGVRRVVFMASTEGGTEIEKVAAETPEKILKSVVHPLTGMQPYQCRDLGFGLGLTPEQIKQFSKILIGLSKLFVEKDLSLIEVNPLVVTKSGDLLCLDGKINIDESALFRHKDLGDLRDTSQEDTREVEAKEWDLNYVALDGQIGCMVNGAGLAMATMDIIKLHGGSPANFLDVGGTATRERVAAAFKLILSDSNVKAVLVNIFGGIVRCDMIAEGIIGAVKEVKVNVPVVVRLEGNNADKGRELLAASGLSLIAAEGLNNAAKAVVESIGGGK; this comes from the coding sequence ATGAATCTACACGAGTATCAGGCCAAGGCACTGTTCAAGGCATACGGAATCGCAGTACCGGAACATCGTGTTGCGTCGAACGAACAGGAAGTGAAGAAGGCGATCGAAGAGCTCGGCGGAAATCGCTGGGTTGTCAAAGCCCAGGTACACGCGGGAGGCCGTGGAAAAGCTGGCGGCGTGAAACTGTTCGACGACAAGCAACAGGCCATTGATTTTGCCAAGAGTCTGCTTGGCACTCATCTCGTGACATTTCAAACCGACGCCAAAGGCCAGCCGGTGAATCAGGTGTTGATTGAATCGCCGTGTGATATTGATCGCGAGCTCTATGTCGGCGCGGTTGTCGATCGCGGCGTTCGTCGCGTTGTATTCATGGCTTCGACCGAAGGTGGAACCGAAATTGAAAAAGTCGCCGCTGAGACACCGGAAAAAATTCTCAAATCTGTTGTACACCCACTAACGGGTATGCAGCCATATCAGTGCCGCGATCTGGGTTTCGGATTAGGTCTCACGCCAGAACAGATCAAGCAGTTTTCAAAAATCCTCATAGGTCTGTCCAAACTCTTCGTCGAAAAAGACCTGAGTCTGATCGAAGTGAATCCGCTGGTGGTAACCAAGAGCGGTGATCTTTTATGCCTGGACGGCAAAATCAATATTGATGAGAGCGCACTATTCCGGCACAAAGACCTTGGCGATTTACGTGACACCAGCCAGGAGGACACGCGCGAGGTCGAGGCAAAAGAATGGGATTTGAATTACGTCGCCCTGGATGGGCAAATCGGTTGTATGGTCAACGGCGCAGGGCTGGCGATGGCGACTATGGATATCATCAAGCTACATGGTGGAAGTCCGGCAAATTTTCTCGACGTTGGTGGCACGGCAACGCGTGAGCGCGTGGCGGCAGCCTTCAAACTGATACTCTCGGACAGCAATGTCAAAGCGGTGCTGGTAAATATATTTGGTGGTATTGTCCGCTGCGACATGATTGCTGAAGGCATAATCGGCGCGGTTAAGGAAGTTAAGGTCAATGTACCGGTGGTGGTGCGTCTGGAAGGAAATAATGCAGACAAAGGACGCGAGTTACTTGCTGCCAGCGGGCTGAGTCTGATCGCAGCGGAAGGTTTGAATAATGCTGCGAAGGCGGTTGTCGAGTCGATTGGAGGTGGCAAATGA
- the lpdA gene encoding dihydrolipoyl dehydrogenase, whose product MSQQFDVVVIGAGPGGYVAAIRSAQLGFKTACIDGWVDAANKASPGGTCLNVGCIPSKAMIESSELYERAQHEFEKHGIKLSSVKLELDKMLARKDQVVRELTQGVAALFQANKITFFHGMGQVSRDKTIRVNPVGKGDVQHISAKNIIIATGSRPREMPQAPYDHKHIVDSTGALSFDSVPKKLGIIGAGVIALELGSVWRRLGAEVFLLKSSKSFLPEADQQIAKEAKKYFDQQGVEVRMGAKIKTVEVKANKVDIKYDDEKGSHSEKVDKLIVAIGRSPNSEEVFADDLKSLVDERGFIVVDGQCRTSINGIYAIGDVVRGPMLAHKASEEGVMVAEIIAGEHAHVDLNTVPSVIYTDPEIAWVGKTEDECKKQNIEYRIGTFPFSGCGRARAINNTKGLIKIIAHAKTDRVLGVHIIGPQASEIIAQAKIAIEFSASSEDLAMTMFAHPTLSEAFHEAALSVHGRAIHAVQAKGKR is encoded by the coding sequence ATGTCACAACAATTCGATGTGGTTGTAATAGGTGCAGGCCCCGGCGGTTATGTCGCGGCAATACGTAGTGCACAGCTGGGATTCAAGACCGCTTGCATAGACGGTTGGGTCGATGCAGCAAATAAAGCCTCTCCGGGCGGAACCTGTTTGAACGTGGGATGTATTCCGTCCAAGGCCATGATCGAATCTTCCGAACTATATGAACGCGCGCAACATGAGTTCGAAAAACACGGAATCAAACTGAGTAGCGTCAAACTCGAACTGGACAAAATGCTCGCGCGTAAAGATCAGGTCGTGCGTGAGTTGACGCAAGGCGTTGCGGCCTTGTTTCAAGCGAATAAAATCACCTTTTTTCACGGCATGGGCCAGGTGTCCAGGGACAAAACTATTCGTGTCAATCCGGTAGGCAAAGGCGATGTGCAGCATATCAGCGCAAAAAATATCATCATTGCCACAGGTTCAAGGCCGAGAGAAATGCCACAGGCGCCATACGATCACAAGCACATCGTCGATTCGACAGGGGCTTTATCGTTTGACAGCGTGCCTAAGAAACTCGGTATCATCGGCGCGGGGGTTATCGCACTGGAATTGGGTAGCGTGTGGCGACGTCTCGGCGCTGAGGTGTTTCTTTTGAAATCCAGCAAGAGTTTTCTTCCTGAGGCAGATCAGCAAATCGCCAAAGAGGCGAAAAAGTATTTTGATCAGCAGGGCGTGGAAGTGCGCATGGGCGCCAAGATCAAAACGGTCGAGGTGAAAGCCAACAAAGTCGATATTAAATATGACGACGAAAAAGGATCACATAGCGAAAAAGTCGATAAATTGATTGTCGCAATAGGCCGATCGCCCAATTCGGAAGAGGTGTTTGCCGATGATCTGAAATCACTTGTCGATGAGCGAGGCTTTATTGTCGTCGACGGGCAGTGCCGTACATCAATCAATGGTATTTATGCAATTGGCGACGTGGTGCGTGGTCCTATGCTGGCACACAAGGCTTCCGAGGAAGGTGTGATGGTCGCGGAAATCATCGCGGGTGAACACGCGCACGTAGATCTGAACACCGTCCCCTCCGTCATTTACACCGATCCGGAAATCGCCTGGGTTGGTAAGACGGAAGACGAGTGCAAGAAACAGAACATCGAATATCGGATAGGCACGTTTCCTTTTAGTGGTTGTGGTCGCGCGCGGGCAATCAATAATACTAAGGGTTTGATTAAGATTATCGCGCATGCGAAAACCGATCGCGTGCTTGGTGTACATATTATCGGACCACAGGCTTCGGAGATTATCGCGCAGGCGAAAATTGCGATAGAATTCTCGGCCAGTAGCGAGGATCTGGCGATGACGATGTTTGCGCACCCCACTTTGTCGGAAGCCTTTCATGAAGCGGCGCTCTCTGTACACGGGCGCGCAATACACGCGGTACAGGCGAAAGGCAAACGCTAA